The following are encoded together in the Kribbella voronezhensis genome:
- a CDS encoding NfeD family protein, whose translation MMDWLRDNVWAAWLGIAVVLGLAELASLDFTLLMLAAGAITAAGVGALFPHLLWLQIVIGLITSAAMLAAIRPLLVRKLHHSGELKTGSAHVIGRTGVVVKEIHPDGGGSIKLNGELWTARPYDEVSTFPPGTRVEVMSIDGATAVVYPVGDPFSHQYPELDQDPHPTSGKDSEPPRT comes from the coding sequence ATGATGGATTGGCTGCGGGACAACGTGTGGGCGGCCTGGCTCGGGATCGCCGTCGTACTCGGTCTGGCCGAGCTCGCCTCGCTCGACTTCACCTTGCTGATGCTCGCCGCGGGGGCGATCACGGCGGCCGGCGTAGGAGCCTTGTTCCCGCATCTGCTCTGGCTGCAGATCGTCATCGGCCTGATCACCTCGGCCGCCATGCTGGCCGCGATCCGCCCGCTGCTGGTCCGCAAACTGCATCACAGCGGCGAGCTGAAGACCGGCTCGGCGCACGTCATCGGCCGTACCGGCGTGGTGGTGAAGGAGATCCACCCCGACGGCGGCGGCTCGATCAAGCTCAACGGCGAGCTGTGGACCGCCCGCCCGTACGACGAGGTCTCCACCTTCCCGCCCGGCACGCGCGTCGAGGTGATGTCGATCGACGGCGCCACCGCCGTCGTCTATCCGGTCGGCGACCCGTTCAGCCACCAGTACCCGGAGCTCGACCAGGACCCGCACCCGACGTCCGGCAAGGACTCCGAGCCACCCCGCACCTGA
- a CDS encoding ABC transporter ATP-binding protein, whose protein sequence is MTAVVELAGVSIVRGDAVLLDGIDWSIDETDRWVVIGPNGAGKTTMLQILAAQMHPTTGVVGLLGEVLGAVDVFELRPRIGLTSAALADRLPRSERVSDVVVSASYAVLGRWREEYDEQDHQRAKVLLTELGIGHLSERTFGTLSEGERKRVQIARALMTDPELMLLDEPAAGLDLTGREQLVRSLSAIATAEGAPAMVLVTHHVEEIPPGFTHALLLKQGRIVAAGPIDEALTDQNLSDTFDLALSLTHTDGRYFARAL, encoded by the coding sequence ATGACTGCTGTGGTGGAGCTGGCCGGCGTCTCGATCGTCCGAGGTGATGCGGTCCTGCTGGACGGTATCGACTGGTCCATCGACGAGACCGACCGGTGGGTCGTGATCGGCCCGAACGGAGCCGGCAAGACGACGATGCTGCAGATCCTCGCGGCCCAGATGCACCCCACGACGGGCGTGGTCGGGCTGCTCGGCGAAGTACTCGGCGCGGTCGACGTGTTCGAGCTGCGGCCCCGGATCGGTCTCACCAGCGCCGCCCTCGCTGATCGGCTGCCCCGCTCGGAGCGCGTCTCCGACGTCGTCGTCTCCGCCTCGTACGCCGTCCTCGGCCGCTGGCGTGAGGAGTACGACGAGCAGGACCACCAGCGCGCCAAGGTGCTGCTCACCGAGCTCGGCATCGGGCACCTCAGCGAGCGCACGTTCGGCACCTTGTCGGAGGGCGAGCGCAAGCGGGTGCAGATCGCCCGCGCACTGATGACCGATCCCGAACTGATGCTGCTCGACGAGCCGGCCGCGGGTCTGGACCTTACGGGTCGCGAACAGTTGGTCCGTTCGCTCAGCGCGATCGCGACCGCCGAGGGCGCGCCGGCGATGGTGCTCGTCACTCATCACGTCGAGGAGATCCCGCCCGGTTTCACCCACGCGCTGCTGCTGAAGCAGGGCCGGATCGTGGCGGCCGGCCCGATCGACGAGGCGCTCACCGACCAGAACCTGTCCGACACCTTCGACCTCGCCCTCAGCCTCACCCACACCGACGGCCGCTACTTCGCCCGCGCCCTCTAG
- the serB gene encoding phosphoserine phosphatase SerB → MTGQAEYDAHPIDRPTLLVTLTGTDRPGLTSAVLSILAGRGLDVIDAEQVVLRGRLVLGVLLTAPRDHKELKKDLKALAENLDVEIDVKKGFGDNEPRRKGRTQVTVIGSPLTAQGFAAIAGRIADTGANIDRISRMARYPVTAMEIAVSGADPDSLRAVLALEGVKQGLDVAVQAGGLYRRAKRLIVMDVDSTLIQGEVIEMLAAHAGRLEEVAAVTEKAMRGELDFADSLRHRVATLEGLPASALDEVYQAIVLAPGARTLVRTLKRLGYQFAIVSGGFSQITDKLAADLGIDFAAANELEIVDGHLTGKVVGDIVDRAGKAAALRRFAKSSGTPLSQTVAIGDGANDLDMLAAAGLGIAFNAKPVVRAAADTHVSVPYLDTILYLLGISREEVEAADAASNPA, encoded by the coding sequence ATGACTGGACAGGCTGAGTACGACGCGCACCCCATCGACCGCCCAACCCTGCTGGTCACGCTGACCGGCACGGACCGCCCGGGCCTCACTTCCGCCGTACTGTCGATCCTGGCCGGTCGCGGCCTGGACGTGATCGACGCCGAACAGGTCGTACTGCGGGGCCGCCTCGTGCTCGGGGTCCTGCTGACCGCGCCACGCGATCACAAGGAACTCAAGAAGGACCTCAAGGCCCTCGCCGAGAACCTCGACGTCGAGATCGACGTGAAGAAGGGCTTCGGCGACAACGAGCCGCGGCGCAAGGGCCGGACCCAGGTGACCGTGATCGGCAGCCCGCTGACCGCCCAGGGCTTCGCCGCGATCGCCGGCCGGATCGCCGACACCGGCGCCAACATCGACCGGATCAGCCGGATGGCGCGCTACCCGGTGACGGCGATGGAGATCGCGGTCTCCGGTGCCGATCCGGACTCGCTGCGCGCGGTGCTGGCGCTCGAAGGGGTCAAGCAGGGGCTGGACGTCGCAGTACAGGCCGGTGGGCTGTACCGGCGGGCCAAGCGGCTGATCGTGATGGACGTCGACTCGACCCTGATCCAGGGCGAGGTGATCGAGATGCTCGCCGCTCATGCCGGCCGGCTGGAAGAGGTTGCCGCGGTCACCGAAAAGGCGATGCGGGGTGAGCTCGACTTCGCCGATTCGCTGCGGCACCGGGTGGCGACGCTCGAAGGACTGCCCGCGTCGGCGCTGGACGAGGTGTACCAGGCGATCGTGCTCGCGCCGGGCGCGCGGACGCTGGTGCGGACGCTGAAGCGGCTCGGGTACCAGTTCGCCATCGTCAGCGGCGGGTTCAGCCAGATCACCGACAAGCTGGCGGCCGACCTGGGCATCGACTTCGCCGCGGCCAACGAACTGGAGATCGTCGACGGCCACCTCACCGGGAAGGTGGTCGGCGACATCGTCGACCGGGCCGGGAAGGCGGCGGCATTGCGGCGGTTCGCGAAGTCCTCCGGTACGCCGTTGTCGCAGACCGTGGCGATCGGCGACGGGGCCAACGACCTCGACATGCTGGCGGCGGCCGGGCTCGGGATCGCGTTCAACGCCAAGCCGGTGGTCCGCGCGGCGGCTGACACCCACGTCAGCGTGCCCTATCTCGACACCATCCTGTATCTGCTCGGCATCAGCCGCGAAGAGGTCGAGGCCGCCGACGCGGCCAGCAACCCGGCCTGA
- a CDS encoding GNAT family N-acetyltransferase, with product MPVPVVLPAGFSSRAATDADVEAIHELVAATERELHGEAETAPDGIKAVLSRPGFDPAVDSVVVHDVDGRLAAWAWLNRGKRAQIDVDPGHRGLGIGTALLDWAEARAVEVGTTDWIAQAVDDKDQAGVDLVRARGYDVLAVNWQLELPMDSEPVIPALPEGLTVRPFAAGDAAAAHLLIEDAFDEWQPRRKSYEEWAAMMIERSSFAPERSPLIFAGDELVGAALCLDLPDTDEGYIEQLAVRRDHRGKGLARTLLAVARHGFYRRGKRNLTLWTHSDTGALAMYERLGMTVRRSTTMYRGGPF from the coding sequence ATGCCTGTTCCTGTGGTGCTACCGGCCGGATTCAGCAGTCGAGCGGCGACCGACGCGGATGTCGAAGCGATCCACGAACTGGTCGCCGCGACCGAACGCGAACTTCACGGCGAGGCCGAGACCGCGCCCGACGGGATCAAGGCGGTGCTGTCCCGGCCGGGGTTCGACCCGGCGGTGGACTCGGTCGTCGTCCACGACGTCGACGGCCGGCTGGCGGCCTGGGCGTGGCTGAACCGGGGCAAGCGAGCACAGATCGATGTCGATCCGGGCCATCGCGGGCTCGGCATCGGCACGGCCCTGCTGGACTGGGCCGAGGCGCGCGCCGTGGAGGTCGGGACGACCGACTGGATCGCGCAGGCTGTCGACGACAAGGACCAGGCCGGCGTCGACCTGGTCCGCGCCCGCGGGTACGACGTACTGGCGGTGAACTGGCAGCTCGAGCTGCCGATGGACTCCGAGCCGGTGATCCCGGCGCTGCCCGAGGGGCTCACGGTCCGGCCCTTCGCTGCTGGTGACGCGGCGGCGGCCCATCTGCTGATCGAGGACGCCTTCGACGAGTGGCAGCCGCGGCGCAAGTCGTACGAGGAGTGGGCCGCGATGATGATCGAGCGCTCCAGCTTCGCCCCCGAGCGGTCGCCGTTGATCTTCGCCGGCGACGAACTGGTCGGTGCGGCGCTCTGCCTGGACCTCCCCGACACCGACGAGGGCTACATCGAGCAACTCGCCGTACGCCGTGACCACCGCGGCAAGGGCCTCGCCAGAACGCTCCTCGCCGTCGCCCGCCACGGCTTCTACCGCCGCGGCAAACGCAACCTCACCCTCTGGACCCACTCCGACACCGGCGCCCTCGCCATGTACGAACGCCTGGGCATGACCGTCCGCCGCAGCACCACGATGTACCGCGGCGGTCCGTTCTGA
- a CDS encoding cyanophycinase, with amino-acid sequence MSEQQGGVNGGGPGALFAIGGAEDKLKKRMVLQEFVEAAGGSKARIVVVPTASALGPDVVDVYSALFAALGAASVVGVRPENREDADDPAFIEPVTEATGIFMTGGNQLKLSGVVTGTAFGRAVTEAHARGAAVGGTSAGASILAEHMIAFGRSGATPRQRMSQLAGGLGLVQGAIVDQHFAQRNRYGRLLSLVAQSPGLLGIGVDEDTAAVVRGSHLEVVGRGAVTIFDGSRITSNAHYAKRSEAILASGVVLHVLPATATFDLKARALLSYGPQPPAEELASIEAAEADLRALAKEIAAEGAGPAYYAERKRRAGRRTARTANAGEAVGEPKAKKRAGTSAAAARSRPEATEPLSAGAELSTPDSEPQPDSGTV; translated from the coding sequence ATGTCAGAACAGCAGGGTGGGGTGAATGGTGGCGGGCCGGGTGCCCTGTTCGCCATCGGTGGCGCCGAGGACAAGCTCAAGAAGCGCATGGTGCTGCAGGAGTTCGTCGAGGCGGCCGGTGGATCGAAGGCCCGGATCGTCGTCGTGCCGACGGCGTCCGCGCTCGGCCCGGACGTGGTCGACGTGTACTCCGCGCTGTTCGCCGCCCTCGGTGCGGCCAGTGTGGTCGGGGTCCGGCCGGAGAACCGCGAGGACGCCGACGACCCCGCCTTCATCGAGCCGGTGACCGAGGCGACCGGCATCTTCATGACCGGTGGCAACCAGTTGAAGCTGAGCGGTGTCGTCACCGGTACGGCGTTCGGCCGCGCGGTCACCGAAGCGCATGCCCGCGGCGCCGCCGTCGGCGGAACCTCGGCCGGCGCGAGCATCCTGGCCGAGCACATGATCGCCTTCGGCCGGTCCGGGGCAACCCCGCGACAGCGGATGAGCCAGCTCGCCGGTGGGCTCGGCCTGGTGCAGGGCGCGATCGTGGACCAGCACTTCGCCCAGCGCAACCGGTACGGGCGATTGCTGTCGCTGGTTGCCCAGTCCCCCGGCCTGCTCGGGATCGGGGTGGACGAGGACACGGCCGCCGTCGTACGAGGGTCTCACCTCGAGGTTGTCGGCCGTGGTGCCGTGACGATCTTCGACGGCAGCCGGATCACGTCGAACGCGCACTACGCGAAGCGGTCCGAAGCAATCCTGGCGTCCGGGGTCGTCCTGCACGTGCTTCCGGCCACGGCCACCTTCGACCTGAAGGCGCGCGCGCTGTTGTCGTACGGGCCGCAGCCGCCGGCCGAGGAGCTCGCCTCGATCGAGGCAGCGGAGGCCGACCTGCGAGCGCTGGCGAAGGAGATCGCCGCTGAGGGAGCGGGACCGGCGTACTACGCCGAGCGCAAGCGCCGGGCGGGCCGGCGTACGGCCAGGACGGCGAATGCCGGCGAAGCGGTTGGGGAACCGAAGGCGAAGAAGAGGGCTGGTACCTCGGCCGCGGCGGCCCGGTCCAGACCGGAGGCGACCGAGCCACTGAGCGCGGGCGCCGAACTCAGCACGCCAGACTCCGAGCCACAACCAGACAGTGGGACCGTATGA
- the cphA gene encoding cyanophycin synthetase — protein sequence MTETAPDQPDSTTTGAATPSAETTGTETLGTPSPDLKLIETRVYRGPNIWSYDPAIHLVVDLGSLENFPSNTIDGFTERLLEYLPRLDQHHCSRGRRGGFIERLHEGTWLGHIAEHVSLQLQQEAGHDMRRGKTRQVRGVPGRYNIIYAYADEGVGLAAGELAIRFVNYLVQPTPEFDFTTELEKFIRAAERSAFGPSTQAIVDEAVSRDIPWIRLNKASLVQLGQGVHAKRIRATMTSETGSIAVDVASDKDLTTKLLASAGLPVPRSVSVRDVEDAVSAANKIGYPVVCKPLDGNHGRGVCLDLQNADAVREAFPIAAEQSRRGSVIVESFVTGKDYRCLIINGRMEAIAERVPAHVVGDGVHTVAELVDITNADPRRGVGHEKILTRITVNAAARELVRSQGFELDDVPPEDTMVKLTLTGNMSTGGISIDRTFEAHPENVEIAEEAARMIGLDIAGIDFICPDITQPVRETGGAICEVNAAPGFRMHTNPTVGDPQYIAKPVVDMLFPPGATSRIPIVAVTGTNGKTTTSRMISHVFKGMGRKVGMTSTDGIVIDERLVIRADASGPKSARMVLQNPRVDFAVFEVARGGILREGLGYERNDVAVVLNIQPDHLGMRGIDTLEQLADVKGVLVEAVPRNGFAVLNADDPLVRKMRRKCSGEVVWFSIAEPGSEVREYIEGHCRRGGRAVVLDRSDLGDMIIMKHGRRSMQLAWTHLLPATFGGRAMMNVQNAMAAAAAAFAAGAPLHDIRQGLRTFNTSYYLSPGRLNEIEVDGRTVIVDYCHNAPAMRMLGDFVDKLGESLNASSELGRPSRIGVIATAGDRRDDDMRELGEVAAQHFDVVIVREDARLRGRKRGESAELIIEGVRSAMENGARCRQVETVLEELTAVQHALSRSNRGDLVVLCVDQHQSVLSELESVSHLAQAGARSGDEGGDPDFVQPDAEAESDAELSDE from the coding sequence ATGACAGAGACCGCCCCCGACCAGCCCGACTCCACCACGACCGGCGCTGCGACGCCCAGCGCCGAGACGACCGGCACCGAGACCTTGGGTACGCCGAGCCCGGATCTGAAGCTCATCGAGACCCGCGTGTACCGCGGTCCGAACATCTGGAGCTACGACCCGGCCATTCATCTCGTCGTCGACCTGGGCTCGCTGGAGAACTTCCCGTCGAACACGATCGACGGCTTCACCGAACGACTGCTCGAGTACCTCCCGCGCCTCGACCAGCACCACTGCTCGCGCGGCCGGCGCGGCGGGTTCATCGAGCGCCTGCACGAGGGCACCTGGCTCGGCCACATCGCCGAGCACGTCTCGCTGCAGTTGCAGCAGGAGGCCGGCCACGACATGCGGCGCGGCAAGACCCGCCAGGTGCGCGGCGTACCGGGCCGCTACAACATCATCTACGCGTACGCCGACGAGGGCGTCGGCCTAGCGGCCGGCGAGCTCGCCATCCGGTTCGTGAACTACCTGGTCCAGCCGACGCCCGAGTTCGACTTCACCACCGAGTTGGAGAAGTTCATCCGGGCCGCCGAGCGGAGCGCGTTCGGGCCGTCGACCCAGGCGATCGTGGACGAGGCGGTGTCCCGGGACATCCCGTGGATCCGGCTGAACAAGGCGAGCCTCGTGCAGCTCGGCCAGGGCGTGCACGCGAAGCGGATCCGGGCCACGATGACGTCCGAGACCGGCTCGATCGCGGTGGACGTTGCCAGCGACAAGGACCTCACCACGAAGCTGCTCGCCTCGGCCGGTCTGCCGGTACCGCGGTCCGTGTCGGTCCGCGACGTCGAGGACGCCGTCTCGGCCGCGAACAAGATCGGTTACCCGGTCGTCTGCAAACCGCTCGACGGCAACCACGGTCGGGGTGTCTGCCTGGACCTGCAGAACGCGGACGCCGTCCGGGAGGCCTTCCCGATCGCGGCCGAGCAGTCGCGCCGCGGCTCGGTGATCGTGGAGAGTTTCGTCACCGGCAAGGACTACCGCTGCCTGATCATCAACGGGCGGATGGAGGCGATCGCCGAGCGGGTGCCCGCGCACGTCGTCGGCGACGGCGTCCACACGGTCGCCGAACTGGTCGACATCACCAACGCGGATCCGCGCCGGGGCGTCGGGCACGAGAAGATCCTGACCCGGATCACCGTCAACGCGGCCGCTCGCGAACTGGTCCGCTCGCAGGGCTTCGAGCTGGACGACGTACCGCCGGAAGACACGATGGTGAAGCTCACCCTCACCGGCAACATGTCCACCGGCGGCATCTCGATCGACCGCACCTTCGAGGCACACCCGGAGAACGTCGAGATCGCCGAGGAGGCGGCCCGGATGATCGGGCTCGACATCGCCGGGATCGACTTCATCTGCCCCGACATCACCCAGCCGGTGCGCGAGACCGGCGGCGCGATCTGCGAGGTGAACGCGGCACCCGGGTTCCGGATGCACACCAACCCGACGGTCGGCGATCCGCAGTACATCGCCAAGCCGGTCGTCGACATGCTGTTCCCGCCGGGCGCGACCAGCCGGATCCCGATCGTGGCGGTGACCGGGACCAACGGCAAGACGACCACCTCGCGGATGATCAGCCACGTCTTCAAGGGAATGGGCCGCAAGGTCGGGATGACGTCCACCGACGGCATCGTGATCGACGAGCGGCTGGTGATCCGGGCGGACGCGTCCGGGCCGAAGTCCGCCCGGATGGTGCTGCAGAACCCGCGGGTCGACTTCGCCGTGTTCGAGGTCGCGCGGGGCGGGATCCTGCGCGAAGGACTCGGGTACGAGCGCAACGACGTGGCCGTGGTGCTGAACATCCAGCCCGACCACCTCGGGATGCGCGGGATCGACACGCTGGAGCAACTGGCCGACGTGAAGGGCGTGCTGGTCGAGGCCGTACCCCGGAACGGGTTCGCGGTACTCAACGCCGACGACCCGCTGGTTCGCAAGATGCGCCGGAAGTGCTCGGGTGAGGTGGTCTGGTTCAGCATCGCCGAGCCGGGCAGCGAGGTCCGCGAGTACATCGAGGGACACTGCCGGCGGGGCGGGCGGGCCGTCGTCCTGGACCGTTCCGATCTGGGCGACATGATCATCATGAAGCACGGCCGGCGGTCGATGCAGCTGGCGTGGACCCACTTGCTGCCGGCAACCTTCGGCGGCCGGGCGATGATGAACGTGCAGAACGCGATGGCCGCCGCGGCGGCCGCCTTCGCCGCGGGTGCGCCCTTGCACGACATCCGGCAGGGGCTGCGGACGTTCAACACCTCGTACTACCTCTCCCCCGGCCGGCTGAACGAGATCGAGGTCGACGGCCGGACCGTGATCGTCGACTACTGCCACAACGCGCCCGCGATGCGGATGCTCGGCGACTTCGTGGACAAGCTCGGCGAGAGCCTGAACGCGTCGTCGGAGCTCGGCAGGCCGTCGCGGATCGGCGTGATCGCGACCGCGGGTGACCGGCGGGACGACGACATGCGGGAGCTCGGCGAGGTCGCGGCCCAGCACTTCGACGTCGTGATCGTCCGCGAGGACGCGAGGTTGCGCGGGCGTAAGCGCGGCGAGTCGGCCGAGCTGATCATCGAGGGCGTGCGCAGCGCGATGGAGAACGGGGCTCGCTGCCGCCAGGTCGAGACGGTGCTCGAGGAGCTGACCGCCGTACAGCATGCGTTGTCGCGGTCGAATCGCGGCGATCTGGTCGTGCTCTGCGTCGACCAGCACCAGTCCGTCCTGTCCGAGCTCGAATCGGTGTCGCATCTGGCCCAGGCCGGCGCACGCTCCGGTGACGAGGGCGGCGACCCGGACTTCGTTCAGCCGGATGCCGAAGCCGAGTCCGACGCCGAGCTGTCCGACGAGTAG
- a CDS encoding glycoside hydrolase family 99-like domain-containing protein has translation MRPTVLAYYFPNWHRDPRNADWFGANWTEWELVKAATARFPGHRQPRVPALGCRDEADPAVAAADIDLAATHGVDGFLFDYYWYDDGPYLSGALDDGFLQAPNTDRLRFALMWANHQLVDIFPSRSGGVPDLLKSGALDRSAFEAMVRHVIDRYFSRSNYLVIDGRPWFTLYDIGNFIEGLGGVEAARQALDWFREQTVLAGFPGLHLDGVLWSAPVLPASGAPSAVADVVDRLGFDSGTSYVWLHHFDASTAGFPNGSIQDLRDSAFREYDRYAEQLGVDFYPNVTVGWDPSPRTGQELPYQQLGYPWTSVWDQDPAEFATGLRRALEYLERHRPRHSIITVNAWNEWTEGSYLLPDTTHGSAYLQAVRDVLHS, from the coding sequence GTGCGGCCTACTGTCCTTGCCTACTACTTCCCCAACTGGCATCGCGATCCACGCAATGCCGACTGGTTCGGTGCGAACTGGACCGAGTGGGAGCTGGTCAAGGCGGCGACCGCACGCTTCCCTGGGCACCGGCAACCGCGGGTGCCTGCGCTCGGCTGTCGCGACGAGGCTGATCCCGCGGTCGCCGCGGCGGACATCGACCTCGCCGCGACGCACGGAGTCGACGGCTTCCTGTTCGATTACTACTGGTACGACGACGGGCCGTATCTGTCCGGAGCGCTGGACGACGGCTTCCTGCAGGCGCCCAACACCGACCGGCTGCGGTTCGCCTTGATGTGGGCGAACCATCAACTCGTCGACATCTTCCCCAGCCGGTCGGGCGGCGTACCCGACCTGCTGAAGAGTGGCGCGCTCGACCGATCGGCCTTCGAAGCGATGGTCCGGCACGTGATCGACCGGTACTTCTCGCGCTCGAACTATCTCGTCATCGACGGCAGACCGTGGTTCACGCTCTACGACATCGGCAACTTCATCGAAGGTCTGGGCGGTGTCGAGGCGGCTCGGCAGGCACTCGACTGGTTCCGCGAGCAGACCGTGCTCGCCGGCTTTCCCGGCCTCCACCTCGACGGGGTGCTGTGGAGCGCTCCGGTGCTGCCCGCCTCGGGCGCACCGTCCGCAGTGGCTGACGTGGTCGATCGACTCGGGTTCGACTCCGGTACGTCGTACGTCTGGCTGCATCACTTCGACGCGTCGACGGCCGGCTTTCCGAACGGATCGATCCAGGACCTGAGGGATTCCGCGTTCCGCGAGTACGACCGGTACGCCGAGCAGCTGGGCGTGGACTTCTACCCGAACGTCACCGTCGGATGGGATCCGTCGCCGCGGACCGGCCAGGAGCTGCCGTATCAGCAGCTGGGCTACCCCTGGACCTCGGTCTGGGACCAGGATCCGGCCGAGTTCGCCACCGGACTGCGGCGCGCGCTCGAGTACCTCGAGCGGCATCGTCCACGGCACTCGATCATCACGGTCAACGCCTGGAACGAATGGACCGAGGGCTCCTATTTGTTGCCTGACACAACTCATGGATCGGCTTACCTGCAAGCTGTCCGGGATGTGCTGCATTCGTAG
- a CDS encoding copper chaperone PCu(A)C, translating to MKTKLLMASIAVVLPLLVSCGSGEKKAGPAVQDAAKTTGVIVADAWVRATAGAKDTSMTAAFMSLTNPGTTDVKLTSATSPVAGIVQLHEMAMKDGKMVMQEKAGGITVPAGSHAHLAPGGEHVMLMGLKQALKPGDELPLTLKFSDGSSHDLTLPVKAFTEEEEHYHPTPTPTSTP from the coding sequence GTGAAGACGAAGTTGCTAATGGCATCTATTGCTGTTGTCCTGCCCCTGTTGGTGTCCTGCGGGTCCGGTGAGAAGAAGGCCGGGCCCGCTGTGCAGGATGCCGCGAAGACCACCGGGGTGATCGTGGCGGACGCCTGGGTGCGGGCGACGGCCGGGGCGAAGGACACCTCGATGACGGCCGCGTTCATGTCGCTGACCAATCCGGGAACGACGGACGTGAAGCTGACCTCGGCGACCTCTCCGGTCGCCGGGATCGTGCAGCTGCACGAGATGGCGATGAAGGACGGGAAGATGGTGATGCAGGAGAAGGCGGGCGGCATCACCGTGCCCGCCGGTTCGCACGCCCATCTCGCGCCGGGTGGTGAGCACGTGATGCTGATGGGGCTCAAGCAGGCGTTGAAGCCGGGTGACGAGTTGCCGCTCACGCTGAAGTTCTCCGACGGCTCGTCCCACGATCTGACCCTGCCGGTGAAGGCCTTCACCGAGGAGGAAGAGCACTACCACCCGACCCCGACTCCGACCAGCACGCCTTGA
- a CDS encoding Dyp-type peroxidase yields MTGRPSRRQLFGYAGAAAAGAAVTGGVVSLTEGAPSHSLEGDTGGREISPYGVHQPAVAAASPKHAELVALNLLDGVDKAALGRLMRLWTSDIVALTSGRPAPGDTAPELALGNVSLTVTAGFGPRVFALPGLTARRPRGLDELPVMSHDRLQTAWSGGDLVLLIGAEDPVSVVHTVRRMVADAAPFARPVWRQTGFWNGTGSDGKPVTGRNLFGQVDGSGNPAPGTPEFEQTVWSAEPDWFAGGTTLVVRRIKLDLDTWDELTRSEQERAVGRKLSTGAPLTGTAEHDELDLERRDADGRLVIAENAHARLSHHSSNDGRRIFRKGLNYVHDTGGSRESGLIFLSYQADIAGQFLPLLARLDAADALNEWTTTIGSAVFALPPGFQPTGWLGQELLG; encoded by the coding sequence TTGACCGGTCGACCGTCGCGCCGGCAGCTCTTCGGGTACGCCGGTGCCGCCGCGGCCGGCGCCGCCGTCACGGGCGGGGTTGTCAGCCTCACCGAAGGCGCACCCAGTCACAGCCTGGAGGGCGACACGGGTGGGCGCGAGATTTCGCCGTACGGCGTGCATCAGCCGGCTGTCGCGGCAGCCTCGCCCAAGCATGCCGAGCTGGTCGCGCTCAACCTGCTCGACGGCGTCGACAAGGCGGCACTGGGGCGGTTGATGCGGTTGTGGACCAGCGACATCGTTGCCCTGACTTCTGGTCGACCGGCGCCCGGTGACACTGCTCCAGAGCTTGCCCTCGGCAACGTTTCGCTGACGGTGACGGCCGGCTTCGGTCCGCGGGTGTTCGCGCTGCCGGGGTTGACCGCGAGGCGGCCGCGCGGGCTCGACGAGTTGCCGGTGATGTCGCACGATCGCCTGCAGACCGCTTGGAGTGGCGGCGACCTGGTGCTGCTGATCGGCGCCGAGGATCCGGTGAGCGTGGTCCACACCGTACGGCGGATGGTCGCCGACGCCGCTCCCTTCGCACGGCCGGTCTGGCGGCAGACCGGGTTCTGGAACGGCACCGGCAGCGACGGCAAGCCGGTGACGGGCCGCAACCTGTTCGGCCAGGTCGACGGGAGCGGGAACCCGGCCCCGGGGACGCCCGAGTTCGAGCAGACGGTCTGGTCGGCGGAGCCCGATTGGTTCGCGGGCGGCACGACGCTCGTCGTACGGCGGATCAAGCTCGACCTGGACACCTGGGACGAGCTGACCAGGTCGGAACAGGAACGCGCGGTCGGGCGCAAGCTGTCGACCGGCGCACCCCTCACCGGCACCGCCGAGCACGACGAACTCGATCTCGAGAGGCGAGACGCCGACGGCCGCCTGGTGATCGCCGAGAACGCGCACGCCCGGCTGTCCCATCACTCCAGCAACGACGGCCGGCGGATCTTCCGCAAAGGACTGAACTACGTCCACGACACCGGGGGCAGCCGCGAGTCCGGACTGATCTTCCTCAGCTATCAGGCGGACATCGCCGGGCAGTTCCTCCCGTTGCTGGCGCGGCTCGACGCGGCCGACGCGCTCAACGAGTGGACGACCACGATCGGCTCGGCGGTGTTCGCCCTCCCACCCGGCTTCCAGCCCACCGGCTGGCTCGGCCAGGAGTTGCTCGGCTGA